One genomic segment of Natrialbaceae archaeon AArc-T1-2 includes these proteins:
- a CDS encoding 30S ribosomal protein S3: MADEHQFIEDGLQRSQIDEFFQEELGRAGYGGMDVAKTPMGTQIVLKAEKPGMVIGKGGENIRKVTTALEEKFDLEDPQIDVQEVDEPDLNARIVADRLANALERGWYFRKAGHTTLERIMDAGALGAEIVLSGKVTGARSRVEKFNAGYIKHNGEPAESIVDEGQGVAVMKLGTIGVTVKIIPPGAELPDDFRIEEDVDPEELVPEAVEANEGVEELLEGEPEEAEAAAEELEEPAEEAEPAEEDVVDEEVVEEVIEEDVTEDADEEFEEVEVPGDDDVEDELEELEEDVEAEAEELMAEMDEDESTDDDEGGDA, translated from the coding sequence ATGGCTGACGAACACCAGTTCATCGAGGATGGCCTGCAACGCTCGCAGATAGACGAGTTCTTCCAGGAAGAGCTCGGCCGTGCAGGCTACGGCGGTATGGACGTCGCCAAGACCCCGATGGGGACCCAGATCGTCCTCAAAGCGGAGAAGCCGGGGATGGTCATCGGCAAAGGCGGCGAGAACATTCGGAAGGTCACGACGGCACTCGAGGAGAAGTTCGACCTCGAGGACCCCCAGATCGACGTCCAGGAGGTCGACGAACCCGACCTCAACGCACGGATCGTCGCCGACCGACTGGCGAACGCCCTAGAGCGTGGCTGGTACTTCCGGAAGGCCGGCCACACCACCCTCGAGCGGATCATGGACGCCGGTGCGCTGGGCGCGGAGATCGTCCTCTCCGGGAAGGTCACGGGTGCCCGCTCACGGGTCGAGAAGTTCAACGCCGGCTACATCAAACACAACGGCGAACCCGCCGAGTCGATCGTCGACGAGGGCCAAGGCGTCGCCGTCATGAAACTCGGGACGATCGGCGTGACGGTGAAGATCATCCCGCCGGGTGCCGAGCTGCCAGACGACTTCCGCATCGAGGAAGACGTCGACCCCGAAGAGCTCGTCCCCGAGGCCGTCGAGGCAAACGAGGGCGTCGAGGAACTGCTCGAGGGCGAACCCGAGGAAGCCGAGGCGGCTGCCGAGGAACTCGAGGAGCCGGCTGAGGAGGCCGAGCCCGCCGAGGAAGACGTCGTCGACGAGGAGGTCGTCGAGGAAGTCATCGAAGAGGACGTCACAGAAGACGCCGACGAGGAGTTCGAGGAAGTCGAGGTCCCCGGCGACGACGACGTCGAGGACGAACTCGAGGAGCTCGAAGAAGACGTCGAGGCCGAAGCCGAAGAGCTGATGGCCGAGATGGACGAGGACGAGAGCACGGACGACGACGAGGGAGGTGATGCCTGA
- a CDS encoding 50S ribosomal protein L3 produces the protein MPQQHAPRKGSLGFGPRKRATSETPRFNSWPDDDGQPTLQGFAGYKAGMTHVVMIDDAANSPTEGMEQTVPVTIVETPPMRAVSLRAYEDTPYGMKPLTEVWTDEFVPELDRVLDLPGEDYDVEAAEDELRGYLEEGRVADVRAITHTVPGDVPSVPKKKPDVMETRIGGGSTEERVDFGLELLTDGGEHTMTDVFRAGEYLDASGVTKGKGTQGPVKRWGVQKRKGKHARQGWRRRIGNLGPWNPSRVRSTVPQQGQTGYHQRTELNKRLVDVGDGADATVDGGFVNYGEVDGPHALIKGSLPGPEKRLVRFRPAIRPGDQPRLDPEVRYVSTASNQG, from the coding sequence ATGCCACAACAACACGCACCACGCAAAGGCTCACTCGGGTTCGGCCCACGAAAGCGGGCGACAAGCGAGACTCCCCGCTTCAACTCGTGGCCGGACGACGACGGACAGCCGACGCTCCAGGGTTTCGCGGGCTACAAGGCCGGCATGACCCACGTGGTGATGATCGACGACGCGGCTAACTCGCCGACTGAAGGGATGGAACAGACCGTCCCCGTCACCATCGTGGAGACGCCGCCAATGCGCGCCGTTTCCCTGCGTGCGTACGAAGACACACCGTACGGAATGAAGCCGCTCACCGAGGTCTGGACCGACGAGTTCGTTCCCGAACTCGATCGCGTGCTCGACCTCCCTGGTGAGGACTACGACGTCGAGGCCGCCGAAGACGAGCTTCGGGGCTACCTCGAGGAGGGTCGCGTCGCCGACGTGCGCGCGATCACCCACACCGTCCCCGGCGACGTTCCGTCGGTGCCAAAGAAGAAACCCGACGTCATGGAGACCCGGATCGGCGGCGGTTCCACCGAGGAACGCGTCGACTTCGGGCTCGAGTTGCTCACCGACGGCGGCGAGCACACCATGACTGACGTCTTCCGCGCCGGGGAGTACCTCGACGCGAGTGGCGTCACCAAGGGCAAAGGGACCCAGGGTCCCGTCAAGCGATGGGGCGTCCAGAAACGCAAGGGCAAACACGCCCGGCAGGGCTGGCGTCGCCGCATCGGCAACCTCGGCCCCTGGAACCCATCCCGCGTCCGCTCGACGGTCCCCCAGCAGGGTCAGACCGGCTACCACCAGCGGACGGAACTGAACAAGCGCCTCGTCGACGTCGGCGACGGCGCGGACGCAACGGTCGACGGCGGCTTCGTCAACTACGGCGAGGTCGACGGCCCGCACGCGTTGATCAAGGGATCGCTCCCCGGGCCCGAGAAGCGCCTCGTGCGCTTCCGCCCGGCGATCCGACCCGGAGACCAGCCGCGCCTCGACCCCGAGGTCCGGTACGTCTCCACCGCATCCAACCAGGGATAA
- the rpl4p gene encoding 50S ribosomal protein L4: MQATVRDLDGSEAGELELPAVFETQYRPDLIARAVRVAQANRKQDYGADEFAGLRTPAESFGSGRGQAHVPRQNGRGRRVPQTVGGRKAHPPKAEKDWTESLNDKEKKLAVRSAIAATTDASLVAERGHEFDEDTELPLVVADEFEELEKTKEVVAFLEDVGVHADIERADEGRNVRSGRGKTRGRKYQTPTSILFVTSSEAGPSRAARNLAGADVTTSAEVNAEDLAPGAQPGRLTIWTESALEEVADR; the protein is encoded by the coding sequence ATGCAGGCAACAGTACGTGACCTGGACGGCAGCGAGGCAGGGGAGCTCGAGCTCCCGGCGGTCTTCGAGACACAGTACCGCCCGGATCTCATCGCCCGTGCCGTACGCGTCGCCCAGGCCAACCGAAAACAGGACTACGGTGCCGACGAGTTCGCCGGCCTTCGGACGCCGGCGGAGTCGTTCGGGAGCGGTCGCGGCCAGGCACACGTCCCCCGACAGAACGGACGCGGTCGACGCGTCCCACAGACGGTCGGTGGACGCAAGGCCCACCCCCCGAAAGCCGAGAAGGACTGGACGGAATCGCTCAACGACAAAGAGAAGAAACTGGCCGTCCGCAGCGCCATCGCTGCGACGACCGACGCGTCCCTCGTCGCAGAGCGCGGCCACGAGTTCGACGAGGACACGGAGCTCCCACTCGTCGTCGCAGACGAGTTCGAAGAGCTCGAGAAGACCAAAGAGGTCGTCGCGTTTCTCGAGGACGTCGGCGTCCACGCGGACATCGAACGGGCAGACGAGGGCCGAAACGTCCGCTCGGGTCGCGGCAAGACCCGCGGACGCAAGTACCAGACGCCCACGTCGATCCTGTTCGTGACCTCGAGCGAGGCCGGCCCGTCGCGAGCGGCCCGGAACCTCGCCGGCGCAGACGTCACGACGAGTGCCGAGGTCAACGCGGAAGACCTCGCACCCGGCGCACAGCCCGGACGGCTGACGATCTGGACCGAAAGCGCACTCGAGGAGGTGGCTGACCGATGA
- a CDS encoding 50S ribosomal protein L14 — protein sequence MEAMKADVTQGLKKGSLVTCADNTGARELKVISVSGYHGTKNRQPKAGIGDKVTVSVTKGTPEMRRQVLEAVVVRQRQSIRRPDGTRLKFEDNAAVIIDENEEPRGTEIKGPIAREVAERFGAIASTATMIV from the coding sequence ATGGAGGCGATGAAAGCAGACGTCACGCAGGGCCTGAAGAAGGGCTCGCTGGTCACGTGTGCCGACAACACCGGCGCGCGTGAGCTGAAGGTCATCAGCGTCTCGGGCTATCACGGTACCAAGAACCGCCAGCCGAAGGCGGGGATCGGTGACAAGGTGACCGTCTCGGTCACGAAGGGAACTCCCGAGATGCGCCGTCAGGTCTTAGAGGCCGTCGTCGTCCGTCAGCGGCAATCGATCCGCCGGCCCGACGGCACGCGCCTGAAGTTCGAGGACAACGCGGCGGTCATCATCGACGAGAACGAAGAGCCACGCGGCACCGAGATCAAGGGCCCGATCGCCCGCGAGGTCGCAGAGCGCTTCGGAGCAATCGCGAGTACAGCTACGATGATCGTTTAG
- a CDS encoding lysylphosphatidylglycerol synthase transmembrane domain-containing protein, giving the protein MKRQIVLGFGLAALLLVALVSFVGRQDVLSELAAANYRILALGLVSGLLALIFRGLVWIRSISTVAEGVSRRRIGSLFLTAMFLKYVTPYGQLATEPFVAYLVSYDEEMAYEDGFAGIVSADLLNYIPYYTFGFVAIAAIAAGGAINDMVAQLFAFGGLFVVVVALAVLVLQRPGIVYWIVLTATGIARSLLGRVTDRFDDVLSRAAVTDRLDGFYDAVGTITRDRKTLAVSVLYAHLGMAFLMLPVYIAAVGLGYEIGLPIVALVVALGKLGFVVPSPGGVGGVEAMVTGGLVAFGGLSGAAALTIALIFRLCTYWLTIAVGGLASIGVLAHT; this is encoded by the coding sequence GTGAAACGACAGATCGTCCTGGGATTTGGTCTGGCAGCCCTCCTTCTCGTCGCCCTGGTGAGCTTCGTCGGCCGCCAGGACGTTCTGTCGGAGCTCGCGGCGGCGAACTACCGCATTCTCGCACTCGGGCTCGTGTCGGGACTGCTCGCGTTGATATTCCGGGGTCTCGTCTGGATTCGATCGATCTCGACGGTCGCCGAAGGAGTGTCCCGCCGTCGGATCGGCAGTCTCTTTCTTACGGCGATGTTCCTCAAGTACGTCACGCCGTACGGACAGCTCGCGACGGAGCCGTTCGTCGCGTACCTCGTTTCGTACGACGAAGAGATGGCTTACGAGGACGGATTCGCGGGGATCGTCTCGGCCGATCTCCTCAACTACATCCCGTACTACACGTTCGGATTCGTAGCGATCGCCGCGATCGCTGCTGGCGGCGCGATAAACGACATGGTCGCCCAGCTGTTCGCGTTCGGTGGTCTGTTCGTCGTCGTCGTCGCGCTTGCAGTTCTCGTCTTGCAACGTCCCGGTATCGTCTACTGGATCGTCCTCACCGCGACCGGGATCGCTCGCAGTCTCCTCGGACGGGTAACCGATCGGTTCGACGATGTCCTCTCGCGTGCGGCCGTGACCGACCGCCTGGACGGGTTTTACGACGCCGTCGGCACTATCACTCGCGACCGGAAGACGCTCGCGGTGTCGGTCCTCTACGCTCACCTCGGGATGGCGTTTCTCATGCTTCCCGTCTACATCGCCGCGGTCGGACTCGGGTACGAGATCGGCCTCCCGATCGTCGCTCTCGTCGTGGCACTCGGCAAGCTCGGGTTCGTCGTCCCGTCTCCGGGCGGTGTCGGCGGTGTCGAGGCGATGGTTACGGGAGGATTGGTCGCGTTCGGCGGTTTGTCGGGCGCGGCGGCGTTGACGATCGCGCTCATCTTTCGACTCTGTACGTACTGGCTCACGATCGCCGTCGGCGGACTCGCTTCGATCGGCGTCCTCGCTCACACCTGA
- a CDS encoding bifunctional methylenetetrahydrofolate dehydrogenase/methenyltetrahydrofolate cyclohydrolase, producing the protein MTEIIDGNAVAGDIRDELTDAIETLADAGARPGLATVLMGDDPASQTYVNMKQRDCEEVGIESHHVDVDGDADPEVLYDAIEELNDDPAIHGYIVQAPVPDHVDYREVIRRVDPLKDVDGFHPENVGRLVAGEARFRPCTPHGVQKLLEAADVATEGADVTIVGRSNIVGKPLANLLLQKADDGNATVTVCHSRTEDLATKTRTADVVVAAAGVPEFIDGSMIGEDAVVIDVGVNRVDAETEKGYELVGDVEFESAKETASAITPVPGGVGPMTRAMLLYNTVKAASLQEDVAVELP; encoded by the coding sequence ATGACCGAGATCATCGACGGGAACGCAGTCGCCGGCGACATCCGTGACGAGCTCACGGACGCGATCGAGACGCTCGCCGACGCGGGCGCACGCCCGGGACTCGCCACGGTGCTCATGGGTGACGACCCCGCGAGCCAGACGTACGTGAACATGAAACAGCGCGATTGCGAGGAGGTCGGCATCGAGAGCCACCACGTCGACGTCGACGGCGACGCCGATCCCGAGGTGCTGTACGACGCCATCGAGGAGCTCAACGACGATCCCGCCATCCACGGCTACATCGTCCAGGCCCCCGTCCCGGACCACGTCGACTACCGCGAGGTCATCCGCCGGGTCGACCCGCTGAAAGACGTCGACGGCTTCCACCCCGAGAACGTCGGCCGGCTCGTCGCCGGCGAGGCCCGCTTCCGGCCCTGTACCCCACACGGCGTCCAGAAGCTGCTCGAGGCCGCAGACGTCGCAACCGAGGGCGCGGACGTGACGATCGTCGGCCGGTCGAACATCGTCGGCAAGCCGCTTGCCAACCTCCTCCTCCAGAAGGCCGACGACGGCAACGCCACGGTGACGGTCTGTCACTCCCGGACCGAGGACCTCGCGACGAAGACCCGCACCGCGGACGTCGTCGTCGCCGCCGCGGGCGTCCCCGAGTTCATCGACGGCTCGATGATCGGCGAGGACGCGGTCGTGATCGACGTCGGCGTCAACCGCGTCGACGCGGAGACGGAGAAGGGGTACGAACTCGTCGGCGACGTCGAGTTCGAGAGCGCGAAGGAGACCGCGAGCGCGATCACCCCCGTCCCCGGCGGCGTCGGTCCGATGACGCGGGCGATGTTGCTCTACAACACCGTCAAGGCCGCCAGCCTCCAGGAGGACGTCGCCGTCGAGCTACCCTGA
- a CDS encoding 50S ribosomal protein L22: MGINYSVDADPDSTAKAMLRERPMSHKHSKEIAREIKGKTVTEAREYLEAVLAEEESVPLKSHNTGAGHRSDIDGWDAGGYPEKASNEFLDLLENVEANADHQGFDGSSMEIAHVAAHKVGERVGRKPRAMGRATAWNTPEVDVEIVVEEPQEDDT; this comes from the coding sequence ATGGGAATCAACTACTCGGTCGACGCGGACCCGGATTCCACCGCGAAAGCGATGCTCCGGGAGCGTCCCATGAGTCACAAGCACAGCAAGGAAATCGCCCGCGAAATAAAGGGAAAGACCGTCACCGAGGCCCGGGAGTACCTCGAGGCCGTCCTCGCCGAAGAGGAGTCGGTTCCGCTGAAGTCTCACAACACCGGTGCCGGGCACCGTTCGGACATCGATGGCTGGGACGCCGGCGGCTACCCCGAGAAGGCCTCGAACGAGTTTCTCGATCTCCTCGAGAACGTCGAGGCGAACGCGGACCACCAGGGCTTCGACGGCTCGTCGATGGAGATCGCCCACGTCGCCGCCCACAAGGTCGGCGAACGGGTCGGTCGCAAGCCCCGGGCGATGGGTCGAGCAACGGCGTGGAACACGCCGGAAGTCGACGTCGAGATCGTCGTCGAGGAACCACAGGAGGATGATACGTAA
- a CDS encoding ribonuclease P protein component 1 — MALTPETLPRHELNGLPVRVVDSDDPGTVGLEGRVVVETTNTLQIAVCENGSSRVVQVPKSGSTFEFAITDDAADYREELGTASELAGEDVAYVTVDGSRLLSRPARRTETSGDSPWQ, encoded by the coding sequence ATGGCACTGACACCCGAGACGTTGCCGCGACACGAACTCAACGGCCTCCCGGTACGGGTCGTCGACAGTGACGATCCCGGAACGGTTGGCCTCGAGGGACGCGTCGTCGTCGAGACGACGAACACCCTCCAGATAGCGGTGTGCGAGAACGGCAGCTCTCGGGTCGTCCAGGTGCCGAAATCGGGCTCGACGTTCGAGTTCGCGATCACAGATGACGCCGCCGACTACCGCGAGGAGTTGGGGACCGCGTCCGAACTGGCCGGCGAGGACGTGGCCTACGTTACGGTCGATGGATCGCGACTGCTCTCACGACCCGCCCGACGTACGGAAACGAGTGGTGATTCACCATGGCAATAG
- a CDS encoding RNA methyltransferase: protein MTVSVLVPSSLAREAEDKREATRKLGYVARAATIFRADRLIVFPDRDGERRYDGGFVSIVLRYAATPPYLRKEVWGKRDELEYAGVLPPLRATSQTGSESNGSGSLRQGIVTEVGPDRRVRVNCGLQHPISLTVPPKTALEEGERVTVRISSRRPVRAKLEDVPPPGYRVEQTDLSAALGREDAGVCIAASRFGEELTVGRLETLAGRIANDGMTVAFGAPERGLPDILGIEASTVSNTDDETDVEPTADPGFDLWVNTVPNQGSEVVRTEEAMFATLAPLSLRA from the coding sequence ATGACCGTCAGCGTGCTCGTGCCGTCGTCGCTCGCCCGTGAAGCCGAGGACAAACGCGAGGCAACTCGCAAACTCGGATACGTCGCCCGCGCGGCGACGATCTTCCGGGCAGATCGCCTGATCGTCTTCCCCGATCGGGACGGCGAACGGCGATACGACGGCGGGTTCGTAAGCATCGTACTTCGGTACGCCGCGACGCCGCCGTACCTCCGAAAGGAGGTGTGGGGCAAACGCGACGAACTGGAGTACGCGGGCGTCTTGCCGCCGCTCCGTGCCACGTCACAGACCGGCTCCGAATCGAACGGTTCGGGGTCGTTAAGACAAGGGATCGTGACCGAGGTCGGACCTGATCGGCGCGTCCGGGTCAATTGCGGACTGCAACACCCGATCTCTCTCACCGTGCCGCCGAAAACGGCGCTCGAGGAGGGAGAGCGCGTGACCGTCAGGATCTCTTCGCGACGACCGGTCCGGGCGAAGCTCGAAGACGTGCCCCCACCGGGGTATCGAGTCGAGCAGACGGACCTTTCAGCAGCACTCGGCCGTGAGGACGCCGGCGTCTGCATCGCAGCCTCCCGGTTCGGTGAGGAACTCACCGTGGGACGGCTCGAGACGCTGGCCGGACGCATCGCCAACGACGGGATGACCGTCGCCTTCGGTGCGCCCGAGCGAGGGCTGCCTGACATCCTCGGAATCGAGGCGTCGACCGTGTCGAATACGGACGACGAGACAGACGTCGAACCCACCGCGGATCCGGGGTTCGACCTCTGGGTGAACACGGTTCCGAACCAGGGAAGTGAGGTCGTGCGAACGGAAGAAGCGATGTTCGCCACCCTCGCTCCCCTCTCACTGAGAGCGTGA
- a CDS encoding 2Fe-2S iron-sulfur cluster-binding protein: METYTVELEVPDDADVDAAGETVTFEVGPDEYLLPAARAEGVWLEADCQQGWCTRCAARLLEGDVDQGDAKRYYDVDEAEGFVLTCRAKPRSDLRLRAFKYDEILEHRAAHDLPPGRSKR; the protein is encoded by the coding sequence ATGGAGACGTACACGGTCGAGCTGGAAGTGCCGGACGACGCCGACGTCGACGCTGCGGGTGAGACTGTCACGTTCGAGGTGGGTCCGGACGAATATCTTCTCCCTGCAGCACGGGCGGAAGGCGTCTGGCTCGAGGCCGACTGCCAGCAGGGGTGGTGCACCCGGTGTGCAGCTCGGCTGCTCGAAGGCGACGTCGACCAGGGAGATGCCAAACGATACTACGACGTCGACGAGGCGGAAGGCTTCGTGCTCACCTGCAGGGCAAAGCCCCGGTCAGATCTGCGGCTTCGGGCGTTCAAGTACGACGAGATCCTCGAGCACCGAGCAGCACACGATCTTCCGCCAGGACGGTCGAAACGGTAA
- a CDS encoding 50S ribosomal protein L2: MGRRIHGQRRGRGTPTFRAPSHRYKAKLDHKKAEDDDVVRGEVVDIEHDPARSAPVAAIEFEDGEQRLVLAPEGVAVGDEIQVGISAEIEPGNTLPLAEIPEGVPVCNVEANPGDGGKFARASGVNADLITHDRDAAVVQLPSGEVKRLDPQCRATIGVVAGGGRTEKPFVKAGNKHHKMKARGTTWPRVRGVAMNAVDHPFGGGGRQHPGRPKSVSRDAPPGRKVGDISSRRTGRGGNK; the protein is encoded by the coding sequence ATGGGACGGCGAATCCACGGACAACGACGTGGCCGCGGGACGCCCACCTTCCGGGCCCCGAGCCACCGCTACAAGGCCAAGCTCGATCACAAAAAGGCAGAGGACGACGATGTCGTCCGCGGCGAGGTCGTCGACATCGAACACGACCCCGCGCGGTCGGCGCCGGTCGCCGCGATCGAGTTCGAAGACGGCGAGCAGCGGCTCGTCCTCGCACCCGAAGGGGTCGCGGTCGGCGACGAGATTCAAGTCGGCATCAGCGCGGAGATCGAACCGGGCAACACGCTACCGCTCGCGGAGATCCCCGAAGGTGTGCCGGTCTGTAACGTCGAGGCGAACCCGGGCGACGGCGGCAAATTCGCTCGCGCCTCCGGCGTCAACGCGGACCTGATCACCCACGATCGCGATGCCGCGGTCGTCCAGCTGCCAAGCGGCGAGGTCAAACGCCTCGACCCGCAGTGTCGGGCGACGATCGGCGTCGTCGCAGGCGGTGGACGAACGGAGAAGCCGTTCGTCAAAGCCGGCAACAAGCATCACAAGATGAAAGCGCGCGGCACGACGTGGCCGCGCGTTCGTGGGGTCGCGATGAACGCCGTCGACCACCCATTCGGTGGCGGCGGCCGACAACACCCTGGTCGCCCCAAATCCGTTTCGCGGGACGCCCCGCCGGGACGGAAGGTGGGCGACATCTCCTCCCGGCGTACCGGCCGGGGTGGTAACAAATGA
- the rplX gene encoding 50S ribosomal protein L24 has translation MSKQPRKQRNETERAPLHKRQTQLRATLSEELREEYGRRRARVNAGDTVEVMRGDHAGEEGEVVQAILKDGVIHVEDVTVETADGEEVPRPLEPSNVRIMELDLSDERREARLEGDNE, from the coding sequence ATGAGCAAACAACCACGCAAACAGCGAAACGAAACTGAGCGTGCCCCGCTGCACAAGCGACAGACGCAGCTTCGTGCGACGCTCTCTGAGGAACTCCGTGAGGAGTACGGCCGACGTCGGGCCCGCGTCAACGCGGGCGACACCGTCGAGGTCATGCGTGGCGACCACGCCGGCGAGGAAGGCGAGGTCGTCCAGGCAATCCTCAAAGACGGCGTCATCCACGTCGAAGACGTCACGGTCGAGACGGCCGACGGCGAGGAGGTCCCACGACCGCTCGAGCCGTCGAACGTCCGGATCATGGAGCTTGACCTCTCCGACGAGCGTCGCGAGGCACGCCTCGAAGGTGATAACGAATGA
- the rpmC gene encoding 50S ribosomal protein L29, whose protein sequence is MAILHVEEIRDMTPAERQAELEELETELLNAKAVLAAGGAPENPGEIGELKRTIARIKTIQREEGDLE, encoded by the coding sequence ATGGCGATCCTGCACGTCGAGGAGATCCGTGACATGACCCCTGCCGAACGGCAGGCCGAACTCGAGGAACTCGAAACGGAACTGCTCAACGCCAAGGCAGTGCTGGCCGCCGGTGGTGCCCCGGAGAACCCGGGCGAGATCGGCGAGCTGAAACGGACCATCGCGCGGATCAAGACGATTCAGCGCGAGGAGGGCGATCTCGAATGA
- a CDS encoding 30S ribosomal protein S17, with amino-acid sequence MAIGLDVETPPEPENPGEYDYEKCPFYGELSVRGQILEGTVVSTDMEKTVVVEREYDVAVPKYDRKMKRRSRIPAHVPGVLEPLSVGDTVKIAETRPLSKTKSHVVVEVTEEATAEDVAELTRQAEPEQEISDEDLVAGEPEAEDENEGDQ; translated from the coding sequence ATGGCAATAGGATTAGATGTTGAAACCCCTCCGGAACCAGAAAACCCGGGGGAGTACGACTACGAGAAGTGTCCGTTCTACGGCGAGCTCTCGGTTCGAGGTCAGATCCTCGAGGGCACCGTCGTCTCGACGGACATGGAAAAGACCGTAGTCGTCGAACGAGAGTACGACGTCGCGGTTCCGAAGTATGACCGCAAGATGAAACGTCGCTCGCGCATCCCGGCGCACGTACCGGGCGTGCTCGAGCCGCTCTCGGTCGGTGACACGGTCAAGATCGCAGAGACCCGACCACTGTCGAAGACCAAATCGCACGTGGTCGTCGAAGTAACCGAAGAAGCGACCGCCGAGGACGTTGCCGAGCTCACCCGTCAGGCCGAGCCTGAACAGGAGATCTCGGACGAGGACCTCGTTGCGGGCGAACCCGAAGCGGAAGACGAAAACGAGGGTGATCAGTGA
- a CDS encoding 50S ribosomal protein L23 gives MSSIIEHPLVTEKAMDDMDFENKLQFVVNVDATKPEIADEVEQRFDVEVVKINTQVTMEGKKKATVTLSAENDAQEVASRIGVF, from the coding sequence ATGAGTTCGATCATCGAGCATCCGCTCGTGACCGAGAAGGCGATGGACGACATGGACTTCGAGAACAAGCTCCAGTTCGTCGTCAACGTCGATGCCACCAAACCCGAGATCGCCGACGAAGTCGAGCAGCGTTTCGACGTCGAGGTCGTCAAGATCAACACACAGGTAACGATGGAAGGGAAGAAGAAAGCAACCGTCACGCTGTCCGCCGAGAACGACGCACAGGAAGTCGCCTCGCGAATCGGGGTGTTCTGA
- a CDS encoding DUF7117 family protein — translation MKIRGERECTSCGTRWSYYETGSVGCPACGSLQSVGLDERTEHTDLEVEFDLTSIRTDVDETETAELAERARDSAREYVRRRGFVRGGKLRPLEDDYLAAIELLHVADVVARARTLDEREELYFLALLRDADRGERPPIEDVPETLRAARGLAYANAAREFRRDVRTWADDRDLESTAQATLELLGDHVKRIRMLDGDVSSRTAETLVEATGELTAGLERDDEDALERARERLDDLEYENASG, via the coding sequence ATGAAGATCCGCGGCGAACGGGAGTGTACGTCGTGTGGGACCCGCTGGTCGTACTACGAGACCGGTAGCGTTGGCTGTCCGGCCTGTGGCAGCCTCCAAAGCGTCGGGCTCGACGAGCGAACCGAACACACCGACCTCGAGGTCGAGTTCGACCTCACGTCCATCCGTACTGACGTCGACGAGACCGAGACCGCCGAGCTGGCCGAACGGGCTCGCGACAGTGCTCGCGAGTACGTCCGTCGGCGAGGATTCGTTCGGGGTGGGAAGCTTCGACCGCTCGAGGACGACTATCTCGCGGCGATCGAACTTCTCCACGTCGCAGACGTCGTCGCCAGAGCACGTACCCTCGACGAGCGCGAGGAGCTATACTTTCTCGCCTTACTTCGGGACGCCGACCGCGGCGAGCGTCCGCCGATCGAGGACGTTCCGGAGACGCTTCGAGCCGCCCGTGGGCTCGCGTACGCAAACGCCGCCCGCGAGTTCCGTCGCGACGTCCGCACCTGGGCCGACGACCGCGACCTCGAGTCGACCGCGCAGGCGACGCTCGAGTTGCTCGGCGACCACGTAAAGCGGATCCGGATGCTCGACGGCGACGTCTCCTCGCGAACGGCCGAGACGCTCGTCGAGGCGACCGGAGAACTCACAGCCGGGCTCGAACGCGACGACGAGGATGCACTCGAGCGTGCACGGGAGCGCCTGGACGACCTCGAGTACGAGAACGCGTCAGGGTAG
- a CDS encoding 30S ribosomal protein S19, translated as MSQEYRTGREGDEFTYRGHTLEELQDLELEEVAELLPARQRRTIERGLSVEHRKLLEEAREKDEQETANAPIRTHLRDMPVVPEFVGLTFEVHTGQSFERVRVEPEMIGHYLGEFQLTRTSVEHGQAGIGATRSSKFVPLK; from the coding sequence ATGAGCCAGGAGTACCGAACCGGCCGCGAGGGTGATGAGTTTACCTACCGTGGCCACACGCTCGAGGAGTTGCAGGACCTAGAGCTCGAGGAGGTCGCGGAACTGCTTCCCGCTCGCCAGCGGCGAACTATCGAACGCGGACTCTCCGTCGAACACCGGAAGCTGCTCGAGGAGGCCCGCGAGAAAGACGAACAGGAGACGGCCAACGCGCCGATCCGCACGCACCTGCGTGACATGCCGGTGGTGCCGGAGTTCGTCGGACTGACGTTCGAGGTCCACACCGGTCAGTCCTTCGAGCGCGTCCGGGTAGAGCCGGAGATGATCGGTCACTACCTCGGCGAGTTCCAGCTGACCCGGACGTCCGTCGAACACGGTCAGGCCGGCATCGGCGCGACCCGCTCGTCGAAGTTCGTCCCACTGAAGTGA